From Candoia aspera isolate rCanAsp1 chromosome 8, rCanAsp1.hap2, whole genome shotgun sequence, a single genomic window includes:
- the SMARCA5 gene encoding SWI/SNF-related matrix-associated actin-dependent regulator of chromatin subfamily A member 5 yields MSALGPENENVSSLPGSASAPSGMESTGAAPAAAEGAPGINEGTELVGDESPGKQKENQEPDPTYEEKMQTDRANRFEYLLKQTELFAHFIQPAAQKTPTSPLKMKPGRPRIKKDEKQNLLSVGDYRHRRTEQEEDEELLTESSKTTNVCTRFEESPSYVKWGKLRDYQVRGLNWLISLYENGINGILADEMGLGKTLQTISLLGYMKHYRNIPGPHMVLVPKSTLHNWMNEFKRWVPTLRAVCLIGDKDQRAAFVRDVLLPGEWDVCVTSYEMLIKEKSVFKKFNWRYLVIDEAHRIKNEKSKLSEIVREFKTTNRLLLTGTPLQNNLHELWALLNFLLPDVFNSAEDFDSWFDTNNCLGDQKLVERLHMVLRPFLLRRIKAEVEKSLPPKKEVKIYVGLSKMQREWYTRILMKDIDILNSAGKLDKMRLLNILMQLRKCCNHPYLFDGAEPGPPYTTDMHLVTNSGKMVVLDKLLPKLKEQGSRVLIFSQMTRVLDILEDYCMWRNYEYCRLDGQTPHDERQASINAYNEPGSSKFVFMLSTRAGGLGINLATADVVILYDSDWNPQVDLQAMDRAHRIGQTKTVRVFRFITDNTVEERIVERAEMKLRLDSIVIQQGRLVDQNLNKLGKDEMLQMIRHGATHVFASKESEITDEDIDGILERGAKKTAEMNEKLSKMGESSLRNFTMDTESSVYNFEGEDYREKQKMAFTEWIEPPKRERKANYAVDAYFREALRVSEPKAPKAPRPPKQPNVQDFQFFPPRLFELLEKEILYYRKTIGYKVPRNPDLPNAAQAQKEEQIKIDEAEPLNEEELDEKEKLLTQGFTNWNKRDFNQFIKANEKWGRDDIENIAREVEGKTPEEVIEYSAVFWERCNELQDIEKIMAQIERGEARIQRRISIKKALDTKIGRYKAPFHQLRISYGTNKGKNYTEEEDRFLICMLHKLGFDKENVYDELRQCIRNSPQFRFDWFLKSRTAMELQRRCNTLITLIERENMELEEKEKAEKKKRGPKPSLTQKRKLDGTPDGRGRKKKLKL; encoded by the exons ATGTCTGCGCTGGGACCGGAGAACGAGAACGTGAGCTCCCTTCCCGGGAGCGCCTCGGCTCCCAGCGGCATGGAGAGCACAGGGGCGGCCCCGGCCGCCGCCGAGGGGGCTCCCGGGATAAACGAAGGAACG GAACTAGTTGGTGATGAATCtccaggaaaacaaaaagaaaatcaagaaccAGATCCTACTTACGAAGAAAAAATG CAAACAGATCGAGCAAACAGATTTGAATATCTGTTGAAGCAGACAGAATTGTTTGCACATTTCATTCAGCCTGCTGCTCAGAAGACTCCAACTTCACCCTTAAAAATGAAACCAGGACGACCAAGaataaaaaaggatgaaaaacaaaatctgttaTCTGTTGGAGA CTATCGTCATCGTAGAACTGAACAGGAAGAGGATGAGGAGCTTTTAACAGAAAGTTCCAAGACTACTAATGTATGCACTAGATTTGAAGAATCTCCATCCT ATGTGAAATGGGGAAAATTGCGTGATTATCAAGTCCGAGGATTGAACTGGCTTATTTCTTTGTACGAAAATGGCATCAATGGTATTTTAGCAGATGAGATG GGTCTTGGAAAGACATTGCAAACAATTTCTCTTCTTGGGTACATGAAACATTACAGGAACATTCCAGGTCCTCATATGGTATTGGTTCCCAAATCAACTTTACATAATTGGATGAATGAGTTCAAGAGATGGGTGCCAACTCTTCGGGCAGTATGTCTGATAGGGGACAAAGACCAGCGA GCTGCTTTCGTGCGAGATGTTTTGTTGCCAGGTGAATGGGATGTCTGTGTAACGTCATATGAAATGCTTATTAAAGAGAAATCAGTATTCAAAAAATTTAACTGGAGGTATCTAGTTATTGATGAAGCCcacagaattaaaaatgaaaagtcaAAG ttgtCAGAAATTGTGAGGGAATTCAAGACTACAAATAGGTTATTGTTAACTGGAACACCATTACAGAACAACTTACATGAACTCTGGGCACTTCTTAACTTTTTATTGCCAGATGTCTTTAATTCAGCTGAG GATTTTGATTCATGGTTTGATACAAACAACTGTCTTGGGGATCAAAAATTAGTGGAACGGCTTCATATG GTGCTACGACCATTTTTGTTACGTCGTAtaaaagctgaagtagagaagAGTTTGCCTccaaaaaaagaagttaaaatatatgtTGGTCTAAGCAAAATGCAGAGAGAATG GTACACAAGAATATTAATGAAGGATATAGATATATTGAACTCTGCTGGAAAACTGGATAAAATGAGACTACTAAACATTCTTATGCAGTTAAGAAAATGTTGCAATCATCCATACCTTTTTGATGGAGCAGAACCTGGTCCACCTTATACAACAGATATGCATTTGGTTACCAATAGTGGTAAAATGGTGGTTTTGGATAAATTGTTGCCAAAATTGAAAGAGCAAG GATCACGAGTCCTAATCTTCAGTCAGATGACAAGAGTGCTAGATATATTAGAAGATTACTGTATGTGGCGAAACTATGAGTACTGTAGACTTGATGGGCAGACACCTCACGATGAAAGACAA GCTTCCATTAATGCATACAATGAACCTGGCAGTTCAAAGTTTGTCTTTATGCTGAGCACACGTGCTGGTGGCTTGGGGATCAACCTAGCTACAGCTGATGTTGTAATTCTATATGATTCTGACTGGAATCCACAAGTAGACCTTCAGGCAATG GATCGAGCACATAGGATTGGTCAGACAAAGACTGTTAGAGTATTCAGATTTATTACAGACAACACTGTAGAAGAAAGAATCGTAGAAAGAGCAGAAATGAAACTTCGCTTGGATTCCATAGTTATTCAACAAG GAAGACTAGTAGATCAGAATCTAAATAAATTGGGAAAAGATGAAATGTTGCAGATGATTCGACATGGAGCTACCCATGTCTTTGCTTCAAAGGAGAGTGAAATTACAGATGAAGACATTGATGGTATTTTGGAAAGAGGTGCAAAGAAA ACTgcagaaatgaatgaaaaactcTCCAAAATGGGTGAAAGTTCACTCAGAAACTTTACAATGGATACAGAATCTAGTGTGTATAATTTTGAAGGAGAAGATTATAGAGAGAAGCAAAAG ATGGCATTCACAGAGTGGATTGAGCCACCTAAGCGTGAGAGAAAAGCGAACTATGCTGTTGATGCTTATTTTAGGGAAGCTCTTCGTGTCAGTGAACCAAAAGCACCAAAG gcCCCACGACCTCCAAAACAGCCTAATGTGCAGGATTTCCAATTCTTTCCACCACGTTTGTTTGAATTGTTGGAAAAAGAAATTCTATATTATAGAAAAACCATTGGATACAAG GTACCTCGTAATCCCGACTTGCCAAATGCAGCTCAAGCACAAAAGgaagaacaaattaaaattgaTGAAGCTGAGCCTCTTAATGAAGAAGAGCTAGATGAAAAGGAAAAGCTACTTACTCAG GGATTTACAAACTGGAATAAAAGAGATTTCAATCAGTTCATTAAAGCTAATGAAAAATGGGGTCGTGATGACATTGAAAATATAGCTCGGGAAGTAGAAGGAAAAACACCAGAGGAAGTCATTGAATATTCTG ctgttttctgggAACGATGTAATGAACTTCAGGATATAGAAAAGATCATGGCACAAATTGAAAGAGGTGAAGCTCGAATTCAGAGGAGGATTAGTATTAAAAAAGCACTTGACACAAAG ATTGGCAGATACAAAGCACCTTTTCACCAACTGAGAATATCATATGGTACTAACAAAGGGAAAAATTACACAGAAGAGGAAGATCGCTTTTTGATCTGTATGCTTCATAAGCTTGGATTTGACAAAGAAAATGTTTATGATGAGTTGCGACAGTGTATTCGCAATTCTCCCCAGTTCAGATTTGACTGGTTCCTCAAGTCTAGAACTGCAATG GAACTACAACGAAGATGTAATACCTTAATCACCCTGATTGAAAGAGAAAACATGGaattggaagaaaaggaaaaggcagagaagAAGAAACGTGGACCAAAACCATCTTTG ACACAGAAACGTAAATTGGATGGTACTCCtgatggaagaggaaggaaaaagaaactaaagctgTGA